One segment of Megachile rotundata isolate GNS110a chromosome 4, iyMegRotu1, whole genome shotgun sequence DNA contains the following:
- the Gasp gene encoding chitin binding Peritrophin-A domain-containing protein Gasp isoform X1 yields MRTYYVIAAILIAGATAQESFKCPDDFGFYPHHISCDKYWKCDNNVAELKTCGNGLAFDASDSKFLTENCDYLHNVDCGDRSQLEPAISTPHCPRLYGIFPDEKKCDVFWNCWNGEASRYQCSPGLAYDREARVCMWADQVPECKNEEVAGGFACPAAGEVSGASGSFSRHAHPEDCRKYYICLEGIAREYGCPIGTVFKIGDADGSGACEDPEDVPGCEDYYGDLDLKSIRKSELLTGIQHNENRKPQSKPRPPSAPARPNAPLQE; encoded by the exons ATGAGGACGTACTACGTGATTGCCGCCATTCTGATCGCCG GCGCGACCGCCCAAGAATCCTTCAAATGTCCCGACGACTTCGGCTTCTACCCCCATCACATATCCTGCGACAAATACTGGAAATGCGACAACAACGTCGCGGAGCTGAAGACGTGCGGCAACGGTCTCGCTTTCGACGCATCCGACAGCAAGTTCCTCACCGAGAACTGCGACTACCTCCACAACGTGGACTGCGGCGACAGGTCACAATTGGAACCAGCCATCAGCACGCCGCATTGTCCGCGTCTGTACGGTATTTTCCCCGATGAGAAGAAATGCGACGTCTTCTGGAACTGCTGGAACGGTGAGGCCTCCAGGTATCAGTGCAGCCCTGGACTTGCTTACGACCGGGAAGCTAGAGTCTGCATGTGGGCTGATCAAGTACCTGAATGCAAAAATGAAG AGGTCGCAGGAGGTTTCGCGTGTCCGGCCGCTGGCGAAGTGAGCGGAGCATCCGGCAGCTTCAGCAGACACGCCCATCCTGAAGACTGcagaaaatattacatatgCCTGGAAGGTATCGCCAGGGAATATGGTTGCCCCATCGGCACCGTCTTCAAGATTGGAGACGCTGACGGAAGCGGAGCTTGCGAGGACCCTGAGGATGTTCCTGGATG TGAGGATTACTACGGTGACTTGGACCTAAAGAGCATCAGGAAGAGCGAGCTGCTTACCGGAATTCAGCACAACGAGAACAGGAAGCCCCAGAGTAAACCAAGGCCCCCATCGGCACCTGCGAGGCCCAACGCACCCCTTCAAGAATAA
- the Tsen2 gene encoding tRNA splicing endonuclease subunit 2, giving the protein MNVREPKKKRRVKLKEQPPFPIIIGNKDAWTTYTAQLTELGSCIIDPNEIVAIHSMGFFGKGSLSRGFPSFGKPRYGAPPVVRNRQWVRREEWLKQFNELSMVPNNSKQTNLEEYEFIHLENEDKHNDKSLNISRKENTPDIIELDTNDSPEKNEETSKEIDKKAETSHTELDSVKDDSLNIISENMTEECIDNNDECIEDEGKEGPFCFEDFNFKKDDMYFINDDVNIQNELLVLPDSDSETENYLKEIEPKIKQESFPVQETLHLTFEETFFLLYGLGCLNLIDFDGNLLDVDSAWHFFCKADKNFVPKYVVYHYFRSKGWVVKPGLKYGGDFLLYKQGPPFYHASYIVLVDVIDGDTLLRNENKIMHKLTWSNLLGLERLSETAAKEILFAQVLWPSSAIETSNSFNVDILSEFSVREVLWRRLNPKHNRDAEEEDDDSY; this is encoded by the exons atgaatgtaCGAGAACCAAAGAAAAAACGGCGTGTCAAACTGAAAGAACAACCGCCTTTTCCAATTATAATAGGTAATAAAGATGCATGGACAACTTATACTGCTCAGCTTACAGAATTAGGATCATGTATAATCGACCCTAATGAAATTGTCGCAATACATTCCATG GGTTTCTTTGGTAAAGGTTCACTGTCTCGTGGTTTTCCTTCATTTGGAAAACCAAGGTATGGAGCACCTCCTGTTGTAAGAAATAGACAATGGGTTCGGAGGGAAGAATGGTTAAAACAATTTAATGAATTAAGTATGGTACCTAACAATAGTAAACAGACAAACTTAGAAGaatatgaatttattcatttggaaAATGAGGATAAACACAAtgataaatctttaaatatttcaaggaAAGAAAATACACCAGATATAATTGAATTAGATACAAATGATTCTCctgaaaaaaatgaagaaactagtaaagaaattgataaaaagGCAGAAACAAGTCATACAGAGCTTGATTCCGTAAAAGATGATTCATTGAATATTATAAGTGAAAATATGACTGAAGAatgtattgataacaatgatGAATGCATAGAAGATGAAGGGAAAGAAGGACCTTTTTgttttgaagattttaattttaaaaaggatgatatgtattttattaatgaTGATGTAAACATTCAAAATGAACTACTTGTTCTCCCAGATAGTGATTCAGagacagaaaattatttaaaagaaatagaACCTAAGATTAAACAAGAAAGTTTTCCAGTGCAAGAAACTTTGCATCTCACATTTGAAGAAACGTTTTTTCTCTTGTATGGCTTAGGCTGTTTAAATTTAATAGACTTTGATGGTAATTTATTAGATGTTGATAGTGCTTGGCATTTTTTTTGTAAAGCAGACAAAAATTTTGTGCCAAAATATGTTGTATATCATTATTTTCGAAGTAAAGGGTGGGTAGTGAAACCAGGACTCAAATATGGTGGAGACTTTT TGTTGTATAAACAAGGACCACCATTTTACCATGCATCCTACATTGTGTTAGTGGATGTTATAGATGGTGATACATTACttagaaatgaaaataagatTATGCATAAATTAACGTGGAGTAATCTATTAGGATTAGAAAGATTATCAGAGACTGCTGCCAAG gaaatacTATTTGCACAAGTTTTATGGCCATCTTCAGCTATAGAAACATCTAACTCATTTAATGTGGATATATTGTCAGAATTTTCTGTAAGAGAAGTACTATGGAGGAGATTGAATCCCAAACATAATAGAGATgcagaagaagaagatgatgattcatattaa
- the LOC100879270 gene encoding NADPH:adrenodoxin oxidoreductase, mitochondrial isoform X3: MYCWCRTSRILCCATVTKGNVNVGKDVTLKELQEMYHAVLLTFGAEADRALGIPGENLNNIISGRRFVGWYNGLPADSNLDINLDIEEAIILGQGNVAIDIARILLSPIDKLKHTDITSFALEKLSQSKIRKVSLVGRRGPLQAAFTIAELREMLKLEGCHTYWRKDDFSGVKEVVSSLARPRKRLTELMLKHVEEVPSEPRNSKEFHPIFLRSPTEFLGSNSVNSIKFAITKLEGDDIPKQVAVPTGSFEEMPCNLAFRSIGYKSVQIDKLIPFDDKAGRVKNIEGKVQDKLYAAGWAATGPVGVILSTMTNALQIGALISKELSIVENKSGSEGLFEILKYKNVPVVSYNGWKKIDKAECERGKLLGKPREKIVNINEMLEIASN, from the exons ATGTATTGTTGGTGCAGGACCAGCAGGATTTTATGCTGCGCAACAGTTACTAAAG GAAATGTTAACGTAGGGAAAGATGTTACACTAAAGGAATTGCAAGAAATGTATCACGCTGTATTACTG aCGTTTGGTGCTGAAGCAGATAGAGCACTTGGTATACCCggagaaaatttaaataatataatatcggGGCGACGTTTTGTTGGTTGGTATAATGGACTACCAGCAGATAGTAATTTAGATATAAATTTAGACATAGAAGAAGCTATTATATTAGGGCAAGGTAATGTTGCCATAGATATTGCAAGAATTTTGTTATCCCCGATAGATAAATTAAAG CATACTGATATAACATCATTTGCATTAGAAAAATTGTCACAAAGTAAAATCCGTAAAGTGTCTCTGGTAGGCAGAAGAGGACCACTACAAGCAGCTTTTACAATTGCTGAACTCCGTGAAATGTTGAAGTTAGAAGGCTGTCATACTTATTGGCGCAAAGATGATTTCTCAGGTGTAAAAGAAGTAGTTAGTAGTTTAGCAAGACCGCGAAAAAGACTGACTGAACTAATGCTAAAACATGTTGAAGAAGTACCTTCAGAACCAAGAAATTCAAAAGAATTTCATCCAATATTTTTGAGAAGTCCCACAGAATTTTTAGGTTCTAATAGCGTAAATagtattaaatttgcaataacTAAACTGGAAGGAGACGATATACCGAAACAAGTTGCGGTACCTACTGGGTCATTTGAAGAGATGCCATGTAACCTCGCATTTCGTAGTATTGGATATAAATCTGTTCAGATAGACAAATTAATACCATTTGATGACAAAGCTGGTCGTGTGAAAAACATAGAAGGTAAAGTTCAGGATAAACTTTATGCTGCAGGTTGGGCTGCAACAGGTCCTGTTGGAGTTATATTATCAACAATGACAAATGCACTTCAAATTGGTGCTTTAATAAGTAAAGAATTATCAATTGTAGAAAACAAATCAGGTTCTGAAGGtttatttgaaattcttaaatataaaaatgtacctgTGGTATCATACAATGGCtggaaaaaaattgataaagcaGAATGTGAAAGGGGAAAATTATTAGGAAAACCAAGAGAAAAGatagttaatattaatgaaatgttagaaattgcttcaaattaa
- the LOC100879270 gene encoding NADPH:adrenodoxin oxidoreductase, mitochondrial isoform X2 has translation MNKKFGTICNYIRLFSTEPIVPKVCIVGAGPAGFYAAQQLLKTSSDVKVDVLEKLPVPFGLVRFGVAPDHPEVKNIIHTFEKTASNPRFQFIGNVNVGKDVTLKELQEMYHAVLLTFGAEADRALGIPGENLNNIISGRRFVGWYNGLPADSNLDINLDIEEAIILGQGNVAIDIARILLSPIDKLKHTDITSFALEKLSQSKIRKVSLVGRRGPLQAAFTIAELREMLKLEGCHTYWRKDDFSGVKEVVSSLARPRKRLTELMLKHVEEVPSEPRNSKEFHPIFLRSPTEFLGSNSVNSIKFAITKLEGDDIPKQVAVPTGSFEEMPCNLAFRSIGYKSVQIDKLIPFDDKAGRVKNIEGKVQDKLYAAGWAATGPVGVILSTMTNALQIGALISKELSIVENKSGSEGLFEILKYKNVPVVSYNGWKKIDKAECERGKLLGKPREKIVNINEMLEIASN, from the exons ATGAATAAGAAATTTGGTACAATTTGCAACTATATTCGTTTATTTTCAACCGAACCTATTGTACCGAAAGTATGTATTGTTGGTGCAGGACCAGCAGGATTTTATGCTGCGCAACAGTTACTAAAG ACTTCTAGTGATGTTAAAGTGGATGTATTGGAAAAATTACCTGTACCATTTGGCTTAGTTCGGTTTGGTGTAGCTCCAGACCATCCAGaagtgaaaaatattattcatacTTTTGAGAAAACTGCGTCTAACCCGCGTTTCCAATTTATAGGAAATGTTAACGTAGGGAAAGATGTTACACTAAAGGAATTGCAAGAAATGTATCACGCTGTATTACTG aCGTTTGGTGCTGAAGCAGATAGAGCACTTGGTATACCCggagaaaatttaaataatataatatcggGGCGACGTTTTGTTGGTTGGTATAATGGACTACCAGCAGATAGTAATTTAGATATAAATTTAGACATAGAAGAAGCTATTATATTAGGGCAAGGTAATGTTGCCATAGATATTGCAAGAATTTTGTTATCCCCGATAGATAAATTAAAG CATACTGATATAACATCATTTGCATTAGAAAAATTGTCACAAAGTAAAATCCGTAAAGTGTCTCTGGTAGGCAGAAGAGGACCACTACAAGCAGCTTTTACAATTGCTGAACTCCGTGAAATGTTGAAGTTAGAAGGCTGTCATACTTATTGGCGCAAAGATGATTTCTCAGGTGTAAAAGAAGTAGTTAGTAGTTTAGCAAGACCGCGAAAAAGACTGACTGAACTAATGCTAAAACATGTTGAAGAAGTACCTTCAGAACCAAGAAATTCAAAAGAATTTCATCCAATATTTTTGAGAAGTCCCACAGAATTTTTAGGTTCTAATAGCGTAAATagtattaaatttgcaataacTAAACTGGAAGGAGACGATATACCGAAACAAGTTGCGGTACCTACTGGGTCATTTGAAGAGATGCCATGTAACCTCGCATTTCGTAGTATTGGATATAAATCTGTTCAGATAGACAAATTAATACCATTTGATGACAAAGCTGGTCGTGTGAAAAACATAGAAGGTAAAGTTCAGGATAAACTTTATGCTGCAGGTTGGGCTGCAACAGGTCCTGTTGGAGTTATATTATCAACAATGACAAATGCACTTCAAATTGGTGCTTTAATAAGTAAAGAATTATCAATTGTAGAAAACAAATCAGGTTCTGAAGGtttatttgaaattcttaaatataaaaatgtacctgTGGTATCATACAATGGCtggaaaaaaattgataaagcaGAATGTGAAAGGGGAAAATTATTAGGAAAACCAAGAGAAAAGatagttaatattaatgaaatgttagaaattgcttcaaattaa
- the LOC100879157 gene encoding COX assembly mitochondrial protein homolog codes for MTEVKRSVLRNSRAGPHGVGDPNDTFLRKVEKDVLIPQKMRDKAREEKCVKEVQEFNTCCKNSSFLMVFKCRDVNTALKSCLETWFNDPAFKEECTQEYLQERSEYRRTGIPVKSKRTRAVSTS; via the exons ATGACTGAAGTAAAACGATCAGTTCTACGAAATTCAAGAGCCGGGCCACACGGCGTAG GTGACCCTAATGACACTTTTTtaagaaaagttgaaaaagatgTTCTTATACCACAAAAAATGAGAGATAAAGCAAGAGAAGAAAAATGTGTGAAAGAAGTTCAAG AGTTTAATACCTGTTGTAAAAATTCTAGTTTTTTAATGGTATTCAAATGCAGAGATGTAAATACTGCATTAAAATCATGTTTAGAAACATGGTTTAATGATCCAGCATTTAAAGAAGAGTGTACGCAAGAATATCTACAAGAAAGAAGTGAATATAGAAGAACTGGTATACCGGTAAAATCAAAAAGAACAAGAGCTGTATCAACATCATAA
- the Gasp gene encoding chitin binding Peritrophin-A domain-containing protein Gasp isoform X2: MRTYYVIAAILIAGATAQESFKCPDDFGFYPHHISCDKYWKCDNNVAELKTCGNGLAFDASDSKFLTENCDYLHNVDCGDRSQLEPAISTPHCPRLYGIFPDEKKCDVFWNCWNGEASRYQCSPGLAYDREARVCMWADQVPECKNEEVAGGFACPAAGEVSGASGSFSRHAHPEDCRKYYICLEGIAREYGCPIGTVFKIGDADGSGACEDPEDVPGCEDYYGDVDLKALRKLGYKK; encoded by the exons ATGAGGACGTACTACGTGATTGCCGCCATTCTGATCGCCG GCGCGACCGCCCAAGAATCCTTCAAATGTCCCGACGACTTCGGCTTCTACCCCCATCACATATCCTGCGACAAATACTGGAAATGCGACAACAACGTCGCGGAGCTGAAGACGTGCGGCAACGGTCTCGCTTTCGACGCATCCGACAGCAAGTTCCTCACCGAGAACTGCGACTACCTCCACAACGTGGACTGCGGCGACAGGTCACAATTGGAACCAGCCATCAGCACGCCGCATTGTCCGCGTCTGTACGGTATTTTCCCCGATGAGAAGAAATGCGACGTCTTCTGGAACTGCTGGAACGGTGAGGCCTCCAGGTATCAGTGCAGCCCTGGACTTGCTTACGACCGGGAAGCTAGAGTCTGCATGTGGGCTGATCAAGTACCTGAATGCAAAAATGAAG AGGTCGCAGGAGGTTTCGCGTGTCCGGCCGCTGGCGAAGTGAGCGGAGCATCCGGCAGCTTCAGCAGACACGCCCATCCTGAAGACTGcagaaaatattacatatgCCTGGAAGGTATCGCCAGGGAATATGGTTGCCCCATCGGCACCGTCTTCAAGATTGGAGACGCTGACGGAAGCGGAGCTTGCGAGGACCCTGAGGATGTTCCTGGATG cgAAGATTATTACGGCGACGTGGATCTGAAGGCGTTACGTAAACTGGGGTACAAGAAGTGA
- the LOC100879270 gene encoding cap-specific mRNA (nucleoside-2'-O-)-methyltransferase 2 isoform X1 → MNDLNKTMELEEHISQTMQTPFATKNPSHHKKQTANEHINNLFRKHFPIVNNGHYSLPEPKLMFKDCLWKVKELQILKDELNNVKSYLDKYDSHEWQLHTRLRNIAKNVMTNLRIKVEPELLTQAWCKFYEIVSSFPLVPVNHINCNNKSFTSIHLCEAPGAFITSLNHWLKTNEPDIQWNWIAMTLNPYYEGNPSSVMIDDDRFIRHTLDHWCFGEDNTGNIMNLSNLDELIKVSELENNIFLITADGSIDCTDVPAEQESVLTHLHFCETVAALHLLATGGSFLLKIFTTFECNTICLLYLLSCCFDNVNVIKPITSKEGNSETYVVCINFKGPTFISPYLEKLREHYDHGPQQAIFSESDIPPEFIEQIIECSKFFKAHQCLVIENNIITFKSTNRKMLHDLKQMQYIVADKYIKDYNLQKLKSGEIVGKAVALEKSTNTNEHRRTLQGSYHERCEQQHLSPSERLESFCNDFNKLKLHVKSNTCMKYESTKLPENLHICSGKIFHRICNSKFCSRIALKIKNGVDDILMTLGYKIQFPSTESIKKLEDEVSNKFQHKVLVFPSTNEYDSHKIITKICDTIQCLNSGETLILIGYPLLTYLSVGLLYILSCTFSVLKVTASNDLGLEITLENYNSNLKALEFLHEIKAASVNIEKQGRAVLEIIPVSVLYEGFNLCYSAEEFNCWVIKTYIDYVLYKVKDNTIDGKSNT, encoded by the exons ATGAATGATTTGAACAAAACAATGGAACTAGAGGAGCATATTTCGCAAACAATGCAAACACCGTTTGCAACAAAGAATCCATCACATCATAAGAAACAAACTGCAAATgaacatataaataatttattcaggAAGCATTTTCCCATTGTAAATAATGGACATTATTCGTTGCCTGAACCAAAACTAATGTTTAAGGACTGTCTGTGGAAAGTGaaagaattacaaattttgaaggatgaattaaataatgtaaaaagcTATTTAGATAAGTATGATAGTCACGAATGGCAGTTGCATACAAGATTAAgaaacattgcaaaaaatgtTATGACAAATCTAAGAATCAAAGTTGAGCCAGAACTTTTAACTCAAGCATGGTGTAAATTTTATGAGATAGTCTCAAGCTTTCCTTTGGTACCAGTAAATCATATTAactgtaataataaaagttttacATCTATTCATTTGTGTGAAGCACCTGGAGCTTTTATTACATCTTTAAACCATTGGTTAAAAACTAATGAACCTGACATACAATGGAACTGGATTGCTATGACATTAAATCCGTATTATGAAGGTAACCCATCATCTGTGATGATCGATGATGATAGATTCATAAGACATACATTAGATCATTGGTGTTTTGGAGAAGACAATACTGgaaatattatgaatttaagtaatttagaTGAACTTATAAAAGTTTCAGAActagaaaataatatatttttaattactgcTGATGGCAGTATAGACTGTACAGATGTTCCTGCAGAACAAGAAAGTGTTCTGACACATTTACATTTCTGTGAAACTGTTGCAGCTTTGCATCTACTAGCTACAGGAGGTAGcttcttattaaaaatttttaccaCATTTGAATGCAATACAATATGTTTGCTTTACTTATTATCTTGTTGTTTTGATAATGTCAATGTGATAAAACCAATAACAAGTAAAGAAGGAAATTCAGAGACATATGTAGTGTGCATAAACTTTAAAGGACCAACATTTATTTCCCCATATTTAGAAAAACTTAGAGAACACTATGACCATGGTCCTCAACAGGCAATATTTAGTGAATCTGATATTCCACCTGAATTTATAGAACAGATCATAGAATGCAGCAAATTCTTTAAAGCACATCAATGTCTAGTCATAgagaataatattattacatttaaatcTACTAATCGTAAAATGTTACATGATCTGAAACAAATGCAATATATAGTTGctgataaatatataaaagattATAACTTACAAAAACTGAAATCAGGGGAAATTGTAGGAAAAGCAGTTGCATTAGAAAAAAGTACTAATACTAATGAACATAGGAGGACATTACAAGGATCTTATCATGAACGTTGTGAACAACAACATTTATCACCTTCAGAACGATTAGAAAGTTTTTGTAATGATTTTAACAAACTGAAGTTACATGTAAAATCCAATACATGTATGAAA taTGAGTCTACCAAATTACCAgaaaatttacatatatgtTCTGGAAAAATCTTTCATAGAATATGCAATTCAAAATTTTGCAGCAGAATtgctttaaaaataaaaaatggtgtTGATGACATCCTTATGACATTGGGTTACAAAATACAGTTTCCTTCCACAgaaagtataaaaaaattagaagatgaagtttctaataaatttcaacATAAAGTTCTAGTTTTTCCAAGTACAAATGAATATGATAGCcataaaataattactaaaatttgtGATACAATACAATGTCTTAACAGTGGagaaactttaattttaattggttATCCATTACTCACTTACCTTAGTGTTGGACTTCTTTATATTTTAAGCTGTACATTTAGTGTACTGAAAGTAACAGCTAGTAACGATTTAGGCTTAGAAATtactttagaaaattataacTCCAATCTCAAAGCGTTAGAATTCTTACATGAAATTAAAGCTGCTTCTGTCAACATTGAAAAACAAGGAAGAGCTGTTCTGGAGATAATCCCGGTATCAGTTTTATATGAAG GATTTAATTTATGTTATTCAGCAGAAGAATTTAATTGTTGGGTTATAAAAACATATATTGACTATGTATTATATAAGGTGAAAGACAATACTATTGATGGGAAaagtaatacataa